The nucleotide window GTTAATGCTAGTGATCGTCATCTCATGCCTTACATTCATTTTGTCTCATTACATGGAGATTGGTTATGTCAAAACATTTGAGTGTTGTTTCCGCTGCTTTATGTTCGTGTTTGGCTTTATCTGCGCAAGCAGGCCCCATCCCGTACCCCGACGTTGGTTTTGAAGCGACTGAAAATTCGTTTGTCGCTGCTTCGGATGGTGATATTACGGCGTATTTTTTTGCCACCAGTGCAAGTTATGTCAGCAGGATTGGTTTGTGGATTAATGGAATATCAACGGGTATTTATGGGCTGCAAAACGATACCTCGGTTTACGGTGATTCTCTTGTGTTGGGCACTGCAAATGCAGGCGATGCCTTGATGTTTGAATTGCAGGTATTAAGCACCAGCTCGTCTTGGTATTCAGTTGCCTGGTTTAATTCCGATTCAAAAAATCACGCCTATGCCACTGATTTTGGCGGCGATAGTTTGATTCCTGTGGGAACCTATGTTGGTTTTGAGGATTTACCAAAGCTGGGTGATTTTGATTACAACGATCATCAATTTGTGTTTACGAATATCGGCACAAGTGTTCCTGAGCCTTGGTCAATTGCGTTGTTTGGTTTGGGTATTGCTGCGCTTGGTTTTGCACGTAAGCGAGCCCGTTAGTAGAAATCATTTTCGGGTCGGTAAGGCAAATAAAAAGCCCCTGAAAAAAGGGGCTTTTTATGTTTACGTTAGGCTTTGTAAAAAACGTTATAAAACCTGTTGGGTTTGAGCATGTTATCGCGCAATGTCCAAACTTGCTGCAGGTAAGTTGTCGGATGTTGCGGTCAGTTTAATGCCTGCTAATGAATCACCAATTTCAATCAGCGCACTGGCGATACCATTGCTGGTGACTACTTCTGCAGGGCTTATCAAGGTTGCGCTGCCAGTGAGCGAGAAATTGACCGGTACGTTATTACTGCGCAGTGGATCTCCATCGCTATCCACTAGTTGCGCATACACAAACACCACATCTTTCACACCGGCTTGCGGCGCTTTGCCACTGGTATCCACTGACATGCGCAAGCGCGCAGCTTCACCTGGGGTAACGACCTTGTATTCAGCAGCGGCTTTGCCATCGATATAACCAATCGCTTTGAGCTCACCTGCGGCAAATTTATCTACCTTGAAAGTAAACGGCGGATGCTTGAGATTTTTGCTGTTGTTGTTTTGGTCTGGTGTTTGTTTGGCGATAATTTTTCCGTTGAGGATTAATTCCACTTCATCGGTGTTGCTGAATACGCGCACATCCAGTGATGAATGCTCGTTCCATTCGCTCGCGATAAATACCATAGGGCCAGAGGCAAATTTGTCGGAGACTTCATTGGCATCGCGCTGGCTTTGATAAAAGTAGTAGCTGTATTTTGGCAAGCGGTCGATACTCATAATGCCCGAGCTTTCCAGATCTGGTGCATAACCGCGGTTGTAATCAAACATCACCCAATAGCCATCGGCAAAAGCGGGCGTATTAAAATTATCGTTGTGCGCTTCCTGAATATTGGATGCTTGTTGCAACAAACGCTTTTCACCGTCGCTCAATAATTGGCGGCTACTTCTGTCTGCCTGTAATAAATCGGCCCACGCGGTTTGGTTCAAACCTGCATTCATCGCATAGTATTCCCAATCGCCATATTCACTGACGATATAAGGTTTATTCGGCTCTTGGTAATGCTCCAGGCGATGCTGGCGCGCCTGTAAATAAATATCGTAACCGTATTCCTGCCAACCGGCAGACATTGATCCCGGATATTCTTCGTGAACAATGTTGGTTAATGAATCGATAAAAGGTTCTGTCATCCAGGATTCGTTGAGTGAACACTCCCATGCCATGACCGATGCATGGTTGCGGTCGCGGCGGATCAGGTCGCGGCAGGTTTGTTGGATCTGTGCCTGAAATGCAGGGTCTTCAGAAAAATATTGCCAACCTAAAATAGAATCCAGCAATACCAGTCCCAATTCATCGGCTGCAGCCATAAAGGCAGGGGAGTGCGGGTAGTGCGATAGACGCACATAATCAAAGCCTGCCGATTTTATTTTCACCGCATCGCGGTAATCGGCTGCATCAGAGGTTGCATAACCTACATAAGGATATTCCTGATGGCGGTTCACGCCGCGCAAAAATGTTTTTTCACCGTTAATCAATAATTGACCTTCAACCCATTTGAATTCACGGATACCGATGCGTGTGGTTTTTTCATCCACCAGTGAATCGCCTTCATAAACGCGCGTCACTAATTGATATAGGTTGGGAGTTTTGGGTGACCACAGACGCGGTTGTGTTACCGGTAATTCAATAATATTTTCCTGATCGGATTTTCCGGTAATAGAAAGCAGTGGGCTGGTTTGATCTGCGACTACTTTTTCGCCATCCATCAAGCGCTGTACTACACGGAATTTTTTAGGGTCATAGTGAGCGTTATAAACGTGAGTCTGAATTCTCACCATCGCTTGTTCTTTGCTGACTTGCGGATAGGTAACAAAAATACCACCGCTGGCTTTTTTACCGGCGGCGACCGCATCGGTGATATGCAAATCGTTATTGATCTGCAATTGTACCGAGCGATAAATTCCGCCGTAGGTATTGAAGTCCAGATCTTTTAATGGCTTTGGCCCGGTAATGGGGTTATCGCGGTTATCCAGTCTTACCATCAACTCGTTTGGAGAATCCCATTTTAATTTTTCGGTGAGATTGACCGTAAAAGGTAAATAGCCGCCAACATGGGTGGTGAGTTTTTCACCGTTAAGCCATACCTCGGCAACATTCATTGCCGCTTCAAATTTCAGTGCGATTTGTTTTTCTTTCCAGGCGGCTTCCGGCGTGATGACTTTTTTGTACCAGGCATCGCCCTGGAATTGTTCATTCACAACAAGCGGTTCAATTTTAGGTGTGTGAGGAATTTGTATGGTTTGCCAATCTTGATGTTGTTGGGCGGTGGCTAAATCCAATGCGTTTTCACTGCGGAAAAATTGCCAGCCGGTATTGTAAGGTTGGTCATTGGCTGCAATCGCTGCAAGGCGAGGATCGGGTGTGGGGGAACAGGCTGTTATGAATCCGCACAGTGCCAAACCCATTAACCCGGTTCGCAGACGATGGAGCGGAGGCAGGTTTTTCCCCAATAATTTTTTTAGTATGTTGTTCATATGGCTCTCACTTGTCGATCTTGGTATGTGTGTCTTTTATTTGTAGTTTGTAGAGAAAAACAAAAACGCTGGCAGTGCATTATTGCGTTTTGCTGCGTCGAAAAAGCTGGCATTTTCCCAGTGCGAGCCTTTGCCCCATAAAGTGGTGCAACGGGTACTGACCCATGCTGGCTCCCAGTATATAACTCCTGAGCCACCGGCGGTTTTAACCAATTGGGTCAATGCTACCAGATACAGCACCTGGCCTTTAGGTGTCGCAGGAAAGTCAGGTTGTACCGCTTGCTTGCCCAATACATTGCTGGCTTTGTCAAAATTCTCCAACGTCCAGGGGTAGGCGGTTTCGACAATCATAACCTCTTTGCCGTAAATGCCTTTTAATTTTTTAATCGCATCGGGTAATTGGGGCAGGGTGTAAGTAGACCACTGTGGGTAATACGAGAGCCCGATAATATCAAAATCAGTTACGCCATTTTCACTGGCTTGTTTAAACCACCAGAGTGCATTTTCCGGTTGGGCGATATGCAAAATAATCCGGATATTTTTTCCGTTTGCCAGACTGTAATCGCGCACGGCTTTTATGCCACTGTTTAACAAGGTGGCGTTGCGCTGCCAATCCGGAATGCCGTGAACAATACTGGCTTCCTGCTGCAATATTTCAATATTGGTTTCGTTGCCTACCTGCACCATATCGGGCAGCAGATTTTGTTTATCCAAGGCTGATAGTGTTTCAGTCGTGTAATCGTAGAGCGCTTTGGCTAATTCGTTGGTGTCGGTGATATGCGCCCAGGCTTTTGGGATAAATTGTTTTTCCGGATCTGTCCAAGTGTCTGAGTAATGAAAATCCAGCAAGGTTTTCATGTTGTTATTTTTGGCGCGTTGCAGCGTTTTGCTGACATCGTCCAAGTTTGAATACTTTGTCCATTGTGCGTTATGCCATAAGCGGACGCGCACAAGGTTGGCTCCTTTAGTGGCAAAGAGTGTAAATGGATCTACTTTTTTATTTTTATCCCGATACACCGCACCGCAATCTTCCATTTCATTAACGTAGGATAAATCAGCACCGACATAGAAGGGTTGCGCTGCCCAATTAGACGCAGGGATGAGCGCAAAAATAAACAGGAATTTTGTTAGCCAGTTTTTCATATACATACTTTTTTATTAGGGATAGTTTCGCAGAGGCCAGAATGTTCCCGTATTAAAAAGACGGCTGCCGAAGCAGCCGTAAACTAAGGGTTCATTCATGACAAAACAAAAAAGCAGAAACCAATGCTTACAACTTCCAGGTGAAATCCAGCAAATAACTGCGGCCATAATCATCAAAACGTTTCAGGTTGCCTGAATCATTATTTTGCGTCAGACGCAGTGGTTCGTTGGTGAGGTTAAACACCTGAAAACGCACGTTGTAATGTTCATTGATTTCATACGCGAGGCTCAGGCCAACACCTAATTCTGCATCCAGCGTGGTCAGGTCATAGCTGTCCCAGCTGAACGCACTGGTGTAAGCCGAGTGGTATTTCCACCCCAAGCGCGCATCAATACCGTAGTTGCTGTACCACAAATCCAGCGTTGCGGTATCCCTTGCCAGACCGGCCATAGGTAATGGGTTATCTGAAGGCGCGAATTCATAAATATTGGATTCGGCAAACGCGTAGTTGGAATAAATACCAAAGCCTTCAACGGGTAAAAATTCCAATGGCATTTGGAAGGTCACTTCTGCACCGCGCACGTAACCGCCATCGCCATTCACTGGCCCGTAAATTTCAAATGTACCTTGTTGGCTGGTGAAGGTACCCACCGTCGCGTTGCCAATATAATTTTTAATATCTTTGTAATACAGGCTCAATGCGGCGAGCGATTCAGACGCAAAATACCATTCATAAGCAACGTCAATTTGGTCGGCAGTGAATGGATCCAATAACGGGTTACCTGCGCCGCCGGAGCTTCCGGTGTTGATCGCGCTGATATATTGACCTGCGCGCAACTCATCCAGTGGTGGGCGTGAAATCGCTTGCGATACACCAATGCGCAATTTGCGAGTGTCATCCAAATCCAGGTTCAAGCTGGCGCTTGGTAGGGCTTTGGAGAAATCGTTATCGACATGCTCGCCGTTTAATGCGTAACTCTTGGTGCTGATATCAACCTGACGCACACCGATGTTTGCGTTGTAATCCAAGCCGCCGAGTTGGCCTTCAAAATCCAGCTTGACGTAAACCGCATCGTTTTGTTCATCGACTTTCCAATAGCGGCTTTCATTGACGGCAGCCGTATCAAACGCAACGCCACCATAGATAAGTTCAGCGGTTTTTGCGTAAGACGGTGCATTCAGGAACGGAATCGTATCGAAAGCGCCGAGCGTATAACTGCTCAGGAAACCTTCGGGGAAGGCGACCGCGATGCCGTTATCAACACTGCGGCTCATGCTGAAATCCGTCCAGATCACTTCTTTCTCGCGGTCAGCAGTGCGCGCACCAAAGCTCAGTGCACGCAAGTGGCCTGCATCCAGATCGCGTTTGATATCAAACTGCGCACTTTGCAATTTGTCTTCCAGCGTTGAACCTTCGTTGGCGTTGCCAATCCAGTTGTAAGCCGCTGTTTCTGGTGACAACAGTGGTGAGCCATCGGGTGCGGTGATAGAAGGGCGACCGCGGGTATCGTAACTCCAGGTTTCGGCGTACTGATCCAGATAAATCGCGTTCCAGTAGTTCTCACGCTCAGCAGTGGAGTGCGATAGATCCACATCGATTTGCCAGTTGTCAAAACCGGTGTGGCTGAATTTCAAACCCTGGGTAAGGCCACTGTTTTCTTGTTGATACGCGCCAATCACGTGGCGGATCTGGCCTTCCCACCCATTAATGGTGGCAGCGACGGCTTTGTTGCCATCCATCACCACATTGCTTAACAGATTATCCGGGCGGCCATCGGCATTGGTGTCTTCTATACCCCAACCGCCCCAAGGGCCCGGGTTCAAGCCTATATCTTGTGCCCAGGTTTGGTTTTGCTGCTCGTCCATCGCAAATTTGGTGTAGAGCACATCGTATTTCACGTTAAGCGCATCGCTCGCCTGCCACTCAAAAGTGGTCATCACGCCATCGCGGTCGGTATCGAGCTTTTTCATTTCTGCCGCAACACCCCATGGCGTGTTGCCGTTAGAACCTTGTCCATCCAGATCCCAATTACCGGTGCTGTAACCCCAGCCTTGCAGGGAGCCATAAGCGTTCTTTTGGGTTTGGGTTGAGGCACCGATCGCGACCGCAAAGGTATCGCTGAATTGATGGACAAACGCACCGCTAAACCGGTTGCCCAGCGGGTTGTAATCCGGAATGTCTTCCGCGCTTTCGTTGTGCTGCACACCCACACGCACAGTTGCCACAGGGCCAGTGTGTGAAAGGGGAGAGATAGTTTTCAGGTTGATGGTGCCAGCAATCCCGCCTTCTACCAAATCGGCAGATTGGGTTTTATAAACTTCCGCTGCCGATACCAATTCAGATGGATACTGTTCGTAGCGGATGGCACGGCCAGGCTCGGGGCTTGCGGCTTCACGGCCATTCACGGTGCCCAACACCATTCGTGGGCCAAGACCACGGATGGCCGCCTGACTTTCATTGCCGCGGTCACGCGAGCCATTAATGCCAGGCAGACGAACCAGTGCTTCAGCGATGGTAACAGCAGGGGTGGCGTTGATATCATCCATCGCCAGGGCTTCCATCACCTTGGTGTTTTGTTGCTTGACGGCAATGGCCTTCTCTAATGAGGCGCGCA belongs to Cellvibrio sp. pealriver and includes:
- a CDS encoding PEP-CTERM sorting domain-containing protein translates to MSKHLSVVSAALCSCLALSAQAGPIPYPDVGFEATENSFVAASDGDITAYFFATSASYVSRIGLWINGISTGIYGLQNDTSVYGDSLVLGTANAGDALMFELQVLSTSSSWYSVAWFNSDSKNHAYATDFGGDSLIPVGTYVGFEDLPKLGDFDYNDHQFVFTNIGTSVPEPWSIALFGLGIAALGFARKRAR
- a CDS encoding glycoside hydrolase family 2 TIM barrel-domain containing protein, with protein sequence MNNILKKLLGKNLPPLHRLRTGLMGLALCGFITACSPTPDPRLAAIAANDQPYNTGWQFFRSENALDLATAQQHQDWQTIQIPHTPKIEPLVVNEQFQGDAWYKKVITPEAAWKEKQIALKFEAAMNVAEVWLNGEKLTTHVGGYLPFTVNLTEKLKWDSPNELMVRLDNRDNPITGPKPLKDLDFNTYGGIYRSVQLQINNDLHITDAVAAGKKASGGIFVTYPQVSKEQAMVRIQTHVYNAHYDPKKFRVVQRLMDGEKVVADQTSPLLSITGKSDQENIIELPVTQPRLWSPKTPNLYQLVTRVYEGDSLVDEKTTRIGIREFKWVEGQLLINGEKTFLRGVNRHQEYPYVGYATSDAADYRDAVKIKSAGFDYVRLSHYPHSPAFMAAADELGLVLLDSILGWQYFSEDPAFQAQIQQTCRDLIRRDRNHASVMAWECSLNESWMTEPFIDSLTNIVHEEYPGSMSAGWQEYGYDIYLQARQHRLEHYQEPNKPYIVSEYGDWEYYAMNAGLNQTAWADLLQADRSSRQLLSDGEKRLLQQASNIQEAHNDNFNTPAFADGYWVMFDYNRGYAPDLESSGIMSIDRLPKYSYYFYQSQRDANEVSDKFASGPMVFIASEWNEHSSLDVRVFSNTDEVELILNGKIIAKQTPDQNNNSKNLKHPPFTFKVDKFAAGELKAIGYIDGKAAAEYKVVTPGEAARLRMSVDTSGKAPQAGVKDVVFVYAQLVDSDGDPLRSNNVPVNFSLTGSATLISPAEVVTSNGIASALIEIGDSLAGIKLTATSDNLPAASLDIAR
- a CDS encoding arabinogalactan endo-1,4-beta-galactosidase, yielding MKNWLTKFLFIFALIPASNWAAQPFYVGADLSYVNEMEDCGAVYRDKNKKVDPFTLFATKGANLVRVRLWHNAQWTKYSNLDDVSKTLQRAKNNNMKTLLDFHYSDTWTDPEKQFIPKAWAHITDTNELAKALYDYTTETLSALDKQNLLPDMVQVGNETNIEILQQEASIVHGIPDWQRNATLLNSGIKAVRDYSLANGKNIRIILHIAQPENALWWFKQASENGVTDFDIIGLSYYPQWSTYTLPQLPDAIKKLKGIYGKEVMIVETAYPWTLENFDKASNVLGKQAVQPDFPATPKGQVLYLVALTQLVKTAGGSGVIYWEPAWVSTRCTTLWGKGSHWENASFFDAAKRNNALPAFLFFSTNYK
- a CDS encoding TonB-dependent receptor, whose translation is MKHTPSIRFPRTSLFLAMSLLAPLASAQDTAADNSVEEVVVTGMRASLEKAIAVKQQNTKVMEALAMDDINATPAVTIAEALVRLPGINGSRDRGNESQAAIRGLGPRMVLGTVNGREAASPEPGRAIRYEQYPSELVSAAEVYKTQSADLVEGGIAGTINLKTISPLSHTGPVATVRVGVQHNESAEDIPDYNPLGNRFSGAFVHQFSDTFAVAIGASTQTQKNAYGSLQGWGYSTGNWDLDGQGSNGNTPWGVAAEMKKLDTDRDGVMTTFEWQASDALNVKYDVLYTKFAMDEQQNQTWAQDIGLNPGPWGGWGIEDTNADGRPDNLLSNVVMDGNKAVAATINGWEGQIRHVIGAYQQENSGLTQGLKFSHTGFDNWQIDVDLSHSTAERENYWNAIYLDQYAETWSYDTRGRPSITAPDGSPLLSPETAAYNWIGNANEGSTLEDKLQSAQFDIKRDLDAGHLRALSFGARTADREKEVIWTDFSMSRSVDNGIAVAFPEGFLSSYTLGAFDTIPFLNAPSYAKTAELIYGGVAFDTAAVNESRYWKVDEQNDAVYVKLDFEGQLGGLDYNANIGVRQVDISTKSYALNGEHVDNDFSKALPSASLNLDLDDTRKLRIGVSQAISRPPLDELRAGQYISAINTGSSGGAGNPLLDPFTADQIDVAYEWYFASESLAALSLYYKDIKNYIGNATVGTFTSQQGTFEIYGPVNGDGGYVRGAEVTFQMPLEFLPVEGFGIYSNYAFAESNIYEFAPSDNPLPMAGLARDTATLDLWYSNYGIDARLGWKYHSAYTSAFSWDSYDLTTLDAELGVGLSLAYEINEHYNVRFQVFNLTNEPLRLTQNNDSGNLKRFDDYGRSYLLDFTWKL